CTTTGTATCATTCTTTAATTTCGGGTAGCGCCAACGATGATGAAGACGTAACACTAGCCACTGTTGAAGACGTTTTATCTGCACCCCAGGTACAATTAGCCGATATGGTAGTTGCTACTCTGGCTTTACAATATTTGACTGAAAACTCACACCGCCGTGCATCTGGTAAGACGCTAGATGCAATAACGAGACTTTACGATAAAACTAAAAATCGCTACTCCCAAGACAAAATAAAGCGACGTGAATTTTTAAGTTGTACGTTATTCGGTAAGCAAAAACTTGAGGTGACATTAAAAGCCATTGATTCCTTAATAGGTGCTGAAAACAACTTTTTTAAGCAAATCCATGAAACGCGATTTAGCAAAACGGATAAGGCTACATTGTCTCTCTCTGCCAAAATGTATGGCCTTGTGTCACGAGAAACAGTGTTGATGACGCAGATATATCGCTCGATTGCCGACTTTCATAAGCGTTCACCAGAGGGCGTACTGGATGAGCGAATCGATATCGAGTTACTTCTTCGCAACCTAGCCGTGGCGTATAATCAGACGAGTGCTTATACACGTGAACGCGCTACGAAAAAAGTAATGAAACAGTTAGAGAAAGACGGCATTATTCCAGCGGCATCACTTAAAGACCGGGTGTATAGCTACATTGAAGTAGAATACATTCCTTGGCTAGAAAGTGCTCTTGAGGGAGCCTGAGCTAGTTTTTCATCCGAAATGACTAAGCATTACATATGAAAACTGTCTTGAATACCGCCTTGCTTGGGAGAAAATATACTGCCATAAAGGCGCGAAGCAAATTCATCTGTCATGCCAGAAATATAATCTGAAAGTACGCGCATGCCATTGCCTGCTTCTTGCTCTTTGCGCCAGCGAACTTGCGTGTTCTCTGGGAGAAGGCGCGTGGGGTCAGACGCAAATGCTTCAAAGAGCTCCATAACGACCAATTGCCCCTTGTACTCGAGCAGTTGTACATCTGGGCGACGTATTACTTTTCTAAACACAAAGCGCTTAAACAGTTCTAGCGCCTCGGCAAAGACGTGAGGCATAGTGGCGTTAAACGCCAATAAGGGATGTGTGAAGCCCTCAACGCCTTGTATTTCAATTGCAGTAATGAAACTGTTAACCAAGGCACCAATGGCATTCTTTCTTTCGTGGTGCTGTGCGCTAAAAAGCTTGTGGGTTAGTGTCTCAATGTTGTTCGAAAGCCAAGGTACGTCTAAGGCTATTAAGGGAAGGGTTACATCCTCAATAAAGTGGTGCTTGTGCACCATATCCATCACAATGGCATCTTCAAGGTCATGAATGCCATAAGCAATATCATCAGATAATTCCATTATCGAGCAGTCAAATGACTTAAATTGCGTTTTGCTGTGACCGCTTTCTCTTGTTGAAAACTGCATCAAGTGGTCTTTGTCAGTTTTGCTAAAAGGGTCAATCAGCCAATCAAATAATGGTTCATCACAGCGAAAGAGCCCTTTAGGTGGATGCCAGTCTTCAGCTTTAACCCTGCGCAACGATGTGGGACGTTCAGGCAAGGTGCTTTGACTGTGAAGCGTGTCAATAAAATTAGGGTATTTCACTAACCCTAAAACGCTTCGGCGGCATAAATTCATACCGTGCTCAGCGGTATAAGGTTCGAGTTTGGAGATAATACGAAATGTCTGGCCATTTCCTTCAAAGCCGCCGTGCTCGTGCATCATGTAATTAAGCGCTATTTCGCCACCGTGTCCAAAGGGCGGGTGGCCAATGTCGTGCGCTAAACACAAGGTTTCAATAAGCGTTGCATCAAGAGCGAGCGTGTCAGCGATATCAGGAAATTTTCCACATAGTTGCGCTGTTATACCGGTTCCAATTTGTGCCGCTTCAAGTGAATGGGTAAGACGAGTGCGATAGAAGTCACTTAAGCCAACTCCAAGTACTTGGGTTTTGGCTTGCAAACGCCTAAATGCTGCACTGTGAAGCACACGGGCTTTGTCGCGTTGATACGGATTGCGATGATCGCCATCGCGACTCACACTTCTGGGTAGGCGTCGTTCGTGTAATGCTTGCTCCCAATATACTCCTGTCACAACACTGTCCCTCGGTAGCTACATTTCGTCTTGCGTGATCTCATCTAAACTCAATGAGAAGCTTGGTACATATCGCGTTAAAAAGTAGTCCACTTCTTCAGAGTGATACTCTTTGAGTATCTTATCTAATCGCTTCTTGGCGAGTTTAAACTCTTGGTTGCCCGCAGCAAGTTCTTCCAGCGTTTTGAGGTAGGCGCACAACACATCGGCTGCTTTTACGATAAAGGCTTCTTCTTCACTGTGATGGTGGTGATCGATAAGTGCAGCATAATCTTCACGAAACGCTTCGGGGGCCATTTCGATTAGCTTATTTTCAGCAATTTTTTCTATCTTTTTATATTCTTCTTTAATTGCTGGATTAAAGTACTTTACCGGCGTGGGTAAATCGCCGGTTAATACCTCGGAAACATCATGAAACATTGCAACAGTGGCAATGCGGTCAGGGTTTAGGGTGCCACCAAAGAACTTGTTTTTTATGAGGGCTAGCGCATGCGCCACCATAGCAACTTGCAAACTATGCTCTTGAACATTTTCTGTTCGCACATTGTGCATTAACGGCCAGCGATTAATCAGTTTTAAACGCGCCAGATGAGCAAAAAAGTGGCTTTTATCAGACACATCAGGCCCCTTGTTTGTAAGTTCTAAAGAAGTTGCCAATACGATGCAGCGCTGGCACTAGAACATCGCTATGCGGTAAAAACACGAGTCTGAAATACACGCCTTCATTTAGATTGAAAGCACGGCCGTGTACTAAAAGTATTTTTTCTGAACTCAATAAGTCCAGTACCATTTGTTCGTCGTTTTTGATGTTGAATTTCTTTTCATCAACGCGAGCAAAACAGTACATGGCGCCTTTAGGTTTAATGCAATGAATGCCGTCAATGCCATTTAGCATGTCTGTAGTTACATCTCGTTGAATACGTAAACGGCCATTCTCTTTTACTAAATCATCAATGCTCTGGTATCCACCTAGCGCCGTTTGTATCGCACTTTGGCAGGGCACATTGGCACACATTCGCATAGAAGACAAAATATTGAGCCCCTCAATATAGTCAGTCGCAAGACGTTTGTTTCCGCTCACCACTAGCCATCCCGAACGAAAGCCAGCCACGCGATAGTTCTTACTTAGCCCGCCAAAAGTTACAAAGAACACATCATCAGCAAGCGAGGCAATGCTGGTATGCTTTGCGTCGTCATAAAGAATTTTGTCGTAAATCTCGTCGCTGAAAACGACAAGTCCATGCTGTCTTGCAATTTCCACTACTTCTTGCAGAAGTGCTTCATCATAAACTGCGCCAGTGGGGTTATTAGGGTTGATTAGCACGATAGCGCGAGTTTTGCTTGTGATCTTGCTTTTAATATCATCTAAGTCTGGAAACCAACCTGCTTGCTCGTCACAACGATAATGCACAGGTGAGCCAGACGATAAGCTTACCGCAGCGGTCCACAAAGGATAGTCGGGACTTGGAATAAGTACTTCATCGCCATGGTTAAGCAATGCTTGCATTGCCATCATAATTAGCTCTGACACACCATTACCGATATAAACATCATCAACACGAATGTCTTTGATATTGCGCTGTTGGTAGTACTGCATTACGGCCACGCGGGCAGCATAAATTCCTGTTGAGTCTGAATATCCTTGAGACGTAGGCAGGTTGTGGATCACGTCTTTTACGATATCGTCAGGGGCTTCGAAACCAAATGGGGCAGGGTTGCCGATATTAAGTTTAAGAATGCGGTGGCCTTCATCTTCCATTTTTCTTGCTTGTGCAGCAATAGGGCCTCTGATGTCGTAACAAACGTTATCTAATTTATGTGAGCGAGATACAGTTTTCATGGTCTATCTGGTTGATTTACATACCCTGAGATTATCGCAAACTTACCAACTATGCGACGGTATTCTCACCTATAGTTACTATAAGTAGAGTGTTTATTGATTGAGAGGCTATTTATTGCACAGATAGTAGGATAAATATCTCTTTTGTAATTTATTAATAAATTTATTGTTAATAGCTTGTGAACTTTTTAATCTGAGCCTATCGTAGTAATAAGGCGTGTAAAAATACGCCAGTACTAGGTTCACAACTAGAGGTGATAAATATATGTCGCATCATTTTAAAGAGACCCCAGAGAACGCCATTACACAAAGTGGTATTGCTCGCGTTATTCCTTGTAAGGAATTAGACGTTGGCGATCCAATTAAGTGGTTATCTCTTGGATTGCGGGATGCCATGCGCGCGCCAGGATTAACCTTTTTTTATGGCGTGCTTTTCGCCGTAATTCCATGGAGTATTATGTACCTTGTGCAAATGACAGGGTGGCATTTAGTTATTCTGCCCGCCATTGTATGTTTTATGCTGATTGGACCATTCTTAGCTGCAGGCCTCTATGATGTGAGTTGGGAAATGGAGAAAGGGCATAAACCTACACTTCGTCATTCACTTCGCGCTATGCGTCGAAACGCTTTCAACGAATGGGGATTTGCCATTTTACTTATGGTAATGATGATCTTTTGGTTGCGCGTTGCATCGCTTATTCATGCACTTTATCCACCATACATTGAGAATGACCTCGAGAGTTTGTTGCCGTTTTTGATGTTGGGCACAATTGTGGGTGCGGTCTTTACGCTTGCAATGCTATTTATAACCGCGTTCACTCAGCCAATTTTGATGGAGCGAAAAGTGGATTTAGGCACAGCAGTGTTAACCAGTGTCAATGCGGTATGGTTAAATAAAGTACCAATGCTAATATGGGGTGCCATTATATTCAGCGCCGTTGCTATTGGATTCGTGACCGGCTTTGTTGGGTTTATTATTCTAATGCCATTGATTGGTTATGCATCTTGGCACGCATACATTGATGCAATTGAAACCAAACGCGAGCGAAAATACGAGTAATAAAGTAATTTAATTACAGAGTTTGTGTGGCGATTACGGTGCCTATTAACAATTATCCTTAATAATTTTGTTAAAATTACAAAAAAAGGTCTCATAAGAGGCCTTTTTTATTGGTTTCATTATATTAGTTTCGAATTACCCCTCTCAGTGAAATAGCAAATAGGTATATAAGTTTAAATTATAGTTAGCTATTTCAATGGGTTATGCTTTTAAAATGTTTGTAACATACTGTTTTACTGAATTTTTACTGTCCTGCCACATTCTTTCAACAGCAAAATTCGAGTTATTGGTGCATAAAGTAAGTGTGTTTAGCGCACTGCTATTCACGATTACGGTACTAATTTGATATTCAGCCTCGATATTCAGCTTTATTAATGAAATAGGACAGCACTATGAAACACAAAATCGAAAAACGGTCGAAAACACTCATAACCCTTTCAGCGTTATTGGTGAGTTCAGCAATTACATTCAGTGTCAGCGCAGCAGCACCGCAAAAAGATGTACGTTTTGTGGGGGAGACACAATTTGCAGGGTTCTGCAAAGCAATCGTTAATGACGATATTAAAGTACTTCGCTCCAGTTTATCACGTAACGTAGGTCGCATTGGTGCAAGTCAACGCGAGGTGTTGCGCATGGTAACATCAGAAGAAGGATTAACCTGTAATGGCAGCAGTCTAATTGAGTTTTCAGTTGAACGCGATGCCAATGCGGTTTATGAATATCTAACGTCGCGCAGTTAAGCGGGTGGTAGTGTTAAACCCCACCAGCCATAAAAAAGCGGGTTAGCAGAACAAACACCTAGTGTGTATGTCATGCCAACCCGCTTCTATTAGTAAGCTCTATTGATTCACACCTTTACCAAGCGTTCAACGCGCGCTTTGCTAGCGTTAAAGAGACGCTGTGTTTTAAAGCGCAGTTTTAGCAGCAGAACATAAGCCAATGGAACTAAGAATAAACTCGTTACTGTGGAAAATACTAAGCCACCAATAATAGCGATAGCCATTGGGGAATAGGGTGGGCCATCACCACCAATGCGCGTGCTACCCATTGCCAGTGGAATGAGTCCAAGAACCGTAGTGGCAACTGTCATCAAGATAGGTCGAATACGTGTCATACAACCTTCTAGTACTGCGTCATAGAGCGACAAGCCCTCATTGACCAGTTGATTAATACGATCTACAAGCACGATACCATTGTTGACGACTATGCCCATTAGTATCAGCATACCAATTAGCCCCATTACGGACATGGGAGTACCGGTTACCATAAACGCCCAAAATACGCCCGTAAATGAGAACAGTAACGATGTAATCACTGATGTGGGTAAAACAAGCGATTCAAACAGCGCGGCCATTACCACGTATATCATGCAAAGCGCCAACAACATGTTCATTTGCATTACTGCAAACGCTTCGTCTTGACGCGAGAAGCTTCCATCTAGGGTCCACTTATAACCTGTAGGCAATTCGATGTTAGACAGAACTTGTTCAATACGTGCGCGGGCCTGTTCAGTGGTGGTTTCACCCTCTAAATTTGCCCCAATAGCCAACGCGGTTTGGCGGTAATTGCGGTTTATTTGTGATAACTGAGGTTTAACCGTAAAGTCAGCAATCATATTCAGGTTGATAGACTGTCCCTGAGCAAAGCCAATATTGATGTTTTTAAGTTCGCTGAGGGAAGCTTGAACATCGCTACCAAACTTTAATTGCACATCCACCTCACCGGCATCACCGTAGCGAAATGTTCTAAGGTTATTACCGCGTAGGGCGGTAGCAACCAAATTCGCGACAGTGTCGACCTGAATACCAAAGCGATTGGCTTTTTCTCTATCAACGCGAATTTGCACTTCATCGCGGGTAGAGCCCGTATCTGCTTTTACATCTTCCAACCCATCAATATTGGCAAGGATAGGAATAATTTGCTCTGATATTGATAGTAGGGTTTCTGAGGATTCGCCAAGTAATGTTACGCGAACGCCACCGCCATTACCGCTGTCCCACTGAAAAGAAGGGCGGGCGCGTACAAATGACGGCATATTTTCGCGTATATCTTCTTTTATTTTACTCACTGGTACAGGCAATTCGTCGTTCAGTGTAATACCACTTACCGCGTGTCCCGCTGTAAAATAGGTGTAGACCTGTTTGATGTGAAAGCGCTCTTGGTTTTCATATAAATAGGCTTCCATCTTATCAACGGTTTTTTCCACTTCATCCAAGGTGAAATTCTGCGTTATATGGTAGTTAAGCCAAACACGCTCTTGGTTATTATTACCTTCATCGTCACCTGTTACTGCACCCATAGGAATTACTGTGGAGCCTAGAATAAGTAAGGCGATAAGACAGGTTTTACCCTGATTTTTTAACATCCAGCTTAACGCTTTACCATAACCACTGATGTATTTTGGCGTTGTAGGTGTTTTCACCACAGGAATAGCAACTTTAGTGGTGAGCAGAGGTATTAGCGTTTTAGCAATAAATAGCGATGCAAAAAGTGAAAGGCAAATAGCAACGGCAACGTGCTCAAGAAATATGGTGACATCAATTTTGACACCAATAATGTTGGGCAAAAACACAATAGCCGTGGTGGCGGTGCCTGCAATAACCGCAAGGCTGACTTTATTCACGCCAATCTGCGTGGCACGGGCAATATTGTTATCTTGTTGACGCTCTTGAAATACGCTTTCGGTAATTACCACTGCGTTATCGACCAGCATCCCTACGGCCAGCATGAGTCCCATTAACGACAATATGTTTAGGGTATAACCTAACAAATACATTACACCTAACGTGATGCAGATAGAGAAAGGTACCGAAAGCACAACAATTAGCGTGGTGGTAAGCTGTCGCAAGAATAAGTAAAGCACAATCACTGAAAGCAAAGCGCCAAGTAGTCCCGCGTTAAGCAAGTCGCTAAGTGAAGACGTAACACTTTTGGCAGTGTCATCCATTACAAACAAGCTAATACCGTTGAATTCAGGATCTTCTTTAGCCGCTTCGATAACTTTCATCACTGCGTCAGAGACCTCAACTAAATTGCTGCCCGACTCACGAAATACGTTAAAGCCTACAGCAAACGTACGATCAAGGTGTCGACCTTCGTTGCGTTCTGGTAACTCGTAAGTCACAGTCGCTATATCCGATAAGCGCACATTGCGTGTAACCCACATGTTTTTAAAATCGTTCACGTCGGTAAATTCACCGGTTGGGTTAACCAGAATTTTTTCACCGTTGTTATACATATAGCCTGCAGTTAATGAGAAGTTTGCGCCCTGTAAAAGTTGCTGCAAACGCGCACTATCAATCTGATAGGTCGTCATTTTCTTTGGATCGAGGCGAATAGTAATTTGTCGCTTCATAGTGCCGTATAATTCTACTTTCGACACGCCAGGGACACGTTCTAATGGGCGCTTTAAGTTGCGATCGAGTAAGTCGTACGCGTTTGATAGGTCTCTGTCACTTGATACGCGCAACTGGAAGATGGGCATATCATTAGTGTTGAACTTGTACACCATAATGCGCTCAATATCGTCGGGCAACTCATGGCGAATAGCGTCGACCTTTTCTCGCGCTTCAATACTTTTTGCTTTTAAGTTTTCATCCCAATCAAATTCAACAATAACTTCGGCCATATTGTCATATGAGCGCGCTCGAAGCCGCTTTATCCCTGACATTGTGGCTATGGCTTCCTCGACGGGGCGTGTGATCATAGTTTCAATTTCTACCGGTGTTGCATCAGGGTAGGGAATTTGAACGACCATTTCTGGAATATCGATACCGGGAAACTTCTCTAACGGCAACAGTCGACCCGATACCAAACCAAACAACAACATCGACAAGAACAACATGCCAATAGTAACGGGCTTATTCAGTGCAAATCGTGCTAATGCTGCACCAATTCCCGCTATTTTGCCTAGCGGTGGCGTGTTAGCGTCACGCTGGTTTTGAGATGGTGTGCTCATAACACCCCTCCTTTTTGTACAGCATCGTGTTGTGCGTTAGGTTCGTCGCTGCTCACCGGAGCCAGCACCTTTTTGGTATCGAACAAGCTGTATAGCACCGGTAGAAGGATTAAGGTTAGCAAACTGGCAAACAACAGGCCGTAAATGACGGTGATGGCCATTGGCGTGCGAATTTCAGCGCCTTCGCCCAATCCAAAGGCCATGGGCAGTAAACCTAAAATGGTGGTCAGCGTGGTCATTACAATAGGGCGCAAACGTGTTTTAGCAGCATCGATAATAGCCGATTGCTTTTCCATACCTTGACGGCGTAGTTGGTTAATGCGATCGACAAGAACAATAGCGTTATTCACCACAATACCGCACAACATGATAAGTCCTATAAACACAACAACGTTAAGCGGCGTACCCGTTAGCCACAGTCCATATACTGAACCGGCGCCCGCCAGTGGTACAGCAAACAATATCAGCAAAGGGTGTAACAGCGACTCGAACTGTGATGCCATCACCAGATATACCATAAATACTGCCAGCGCTAGCGCGAATTGCAGCGAACGGAAGCTGTTTTGCATATCTTCACTTTGACCCGTAACCTGTGCACTTAGTGATAAAGGCAGTTGTGTTTCATCTAACACCTTATTGGCAATTGCTACCGCTTCATCTAACTTACCTTGCGCAAGGTTTGCAGACACAAGCGCAACACGTTGTTGACCTACACGAGTGATTTCACTGGGTCCCACACTCATGAATACGTCAGCGACGGCACTGAGTGGAATAGGCTGGGATGCGCCAGGATTTACTACAATAGCGCGCACACTAGCGATGTCATTACGTTGGTTTTCAAACGTACGTACTAGCACATCTACTTTTCTGTCTTCAACACTGTATTGTGTGGCAACACGACCGCCCACTTTCGCTGCAATTAGCTCGGAAACAGTTGCAGCATCAAGTTCCAAACGTGCAAGTTTAGCGTGGTGAAATGCAATTTTTAGTTCAGGGTTGCCATCGCGGATACTGGTGGTTACATCAGCAAAATTTGGATAGCTGGCTAACTTTGTCGCAATTGCATCGCCATACTGTTGAAGTTGGTTTAAATCATAACCGGCAACTTCAATTTGGATAGGCGAGGCAAAGCTAAAGAGTTCAGGCTCAGAAAACGTGGCTTGGACCTGAGGCATAAGTCCAAGGTGGTCGCGAAGTTGTTGTTTAACAGCAAGCATGTCTTGCTCTGTCGCGTTAGGTTTCATCACAATGTTAAGACGACCCCAATGATCACCGCCTTGGTTTGGCGCCGCATTTATCAAGCTACCTGTACCTGACATGGCATAAGTGCGCAGCACCATGCTCTGGTCAGAAGATGCACCCGAAACAGGTTGAACAGCCACTTGAGCCAACTCGTTCATTACTTCGTCGGTACGAGTAAGTGGTGAACCCGCGGGTAGCGTTACTTCAACCGAAAATTCACCTTGGGAAAGCGTAGGGATAAGCTCCATGCCTAGTTTCGGCACTAAGGTAACCGCGCCTGCAGCAAGTGCGAAGGCAGTGAAAAGGACAAATACTCTTGCACGCAAACTAATCTTCAGTAGTTTTTCGTAACCTGAGGCAAGGACATCGAAGCTCTTGTTGAAAATAAAGATAAGCGGCGTAAACGCAAAACCAAGCAGCTTGCTAATGATTTGCCAAGTGCCTATCGCGACTGTGACTATTGCCGCTAGCAGCAATGAAACTAGCTTTAATACTAAGCGCACAGGAAGCGTAATGTAGTACCCTATTTTCCCAAGTAGTGATGTGGGAAAGGGGGCTGGTGCACTTGTAAAGGTGTCTTCATGATCTAGCTGTTGCTTTTTCTTCTTATGCGCCATTGCAGGAATAAGCGTAAGGGCAACGACAAGTGAAGCAGCAAGTGCAAACGATACGGTTAATGCTTGGTCTCTAAACAATTGACCAGCAATACCCTCAACAAAAATGAGTGGCACAAACACTGCCATGGTGGTTAGTGTTGAGGCCACAATGGCGCCAGATACTTCTTTTGTACCTTCACTGGCGGCGAGCGCTTCAGCGTTATTATCGCCCAACGCATTTTTGTGCTTTTTGTGACGATCGATATTTTCAAGTACCACGATACTGTTATCAACAAGTAAGCCAACAGCTAAGGCGATACCACCAAGACTCATCATATTTAAGCTTATGTCGTTGGCATACATCAGGTTAAACGTGGCAATTACGGATACTGGAATAGACACAGAGATAATTACTGTAGCCCAAAAGTCTTTAAGGAACAGATAAAGGACTAACATAGCCAGCACGCCACCAATAATGGCTGCCGACTTTACGTTGTCTATCGCTTGTTTGATAAACACACTTTGGTCGTATATTTGTGCCAATGTATAGTCTGTGGGAAGGTTTTGGTTAACCTCATTTAAACGATTTGCTACTTTTTGAGCCACATTAACTGCATTCGCATCACCTTCTTTGTAGATCGCAATCTCAACACCCTCGCTCCCGTTAAAGCGAGTAACAACGTCGCGGTCTTTGTAGGCACTTTCCACAGTAGCTACATCTTTTAACTGAATATTTTTGCCTTCAAAACGGCCAATATAGAGATTCTTAATATCATCTAGGTTTTCGAATTGATTGAGGGTACGCACTAAGAATGCCTGCGCTGCATTATCGATGCGACCGCCCGCAGCATTAATGTTTTCAGTGCTTACGCGGTCAATAATAGTCGTGATAGGAATCGAAAGCTGACTGGCTTTTTGTTGATCGATAAGAATGTGGATCTCATTCTCTAAGCCACCACCTACACGCACGGCAGCAACGCCTTCTACTGATTCTAGCGAGCGTTTTACTTGTTGCTCTGCGTATAAGCGAAGCCGCTTCATTTGCTCAACTGTTAAACTGGCATTGTCTGTTTGAGCGGTTAGCCCCAATTTAATAACCGGGTCAAGGCTCGGGTTAAAACGCAGTAACCGAGGCTTTTCAATGTCCAAAGGCAACTGCAGTACATCAAGCTTCTCTCGTACTTCAAGGCTGGCAAAGTCCATGTCTGTGCCCCAAGCAAAAGAAAGTACGACATCAGATTGTCCTGCGCGGGAGGTAGAGGTGACTTTTCTTACACCTTTAACCACACCGATTGCTTCTTCAATAGGTTTTGAAACTAACTGTTCTACTTCACCTGGTGCGGCACCGTCGTAGTCGGTGCGTATAGTAAGGGTTGGGTATGACAAATCTGGAAGTAAGTTAACCGACAATCTGCCTAGCGAGACCATTCCAAATAGCAGTACAGCAAAAGTAAACATACTGACTGCTACGGGACGTTTTACGGCGATATCAACAATACGCATGATAGTAACTCCTCGATTCGCCAGTTTAGCTGTTAACTACTTCAACAGGAGCACTGTCTTTCAAGTTCTGGTGACCGGCTGTTACCACTTCTTCGTTGCCTTCTAGGCCACTGATAACTTCAACCACTTCGTTATTTTCAAAACCAGTCGAAACGTTCACTTTTTTTACTTTGCCGTTATCAACAACAAATACACTATGGCTGTTGTCTATAGTGACAAGTGCTCGGCGTGGTAGCAAAGTGGCATTTGCGTGTGTTGCATACTCAAGCGATACGTCAGTAAACATACCTGCTTTTAAGCGATTGTCTTCATTTGGTACTTTAAGTGTCACCTTAAATGTGCCAGTTGCCGCGTCGATAACTGGGCTAATGCGTTCAATGTTTGCGTGAATAGCGTGATTACCCAATGCCGCAACAGTAAGCGTGGCACCTTGTCCTACCGTGACATTTGGTAGTTCGTTTTCAGGTAGGTAAACCACGCCTTGTAAGTTGCGCAGTTGCACGATATGAAACATGCGTTCACGTTGGAACGATTCGGTTAGGTTGCCTACTTTGGCATTGCGCGAAGCAACATAACCACTGATAGGCGCGGTTATCGTCGTTTCTTTTAAATCAAGTTCTGCTAAGCGAACAGAGGCTTTTGCCGATTCGTACTGAGCCTTAAGCTTGTCGTAAGTATCGTCACTGATAAGCTTTTTAGAGTAAACTTTGTTTACTTTATCAAGTTCGCTTTCAATACCCGTCAAGTCAGCGTTCGCTTTGGCTAAGTTTAACTCATAACGACGTTTATCAAGTTGTGCTAACACTTGACCTTTTTCTACATAGTCGCCTTCTTCCACGAAAATGTCTTCGATGATCCCAGAAGCCCTTGCAACCACAAAAGCTTCTTCACGTGCTTCTAAAATCGCCGTCGTGTCATAGGTCGACGTAATATCGCCAGTGCGAATGCTTTGTGTTTCAACAGGAATAGCAAAAACGGTTTCTTCTACCACTTCAGGAGTCGCGCTACTGTCTACTGCATCAGCGTCTGAACACGCTGTCATCGACAGTGACAGGGCAGCTAAAGTTGTGCCTAAAACAAGAGTGCGGAAAGTGTGAGTAGCGAAAACAGGTGTTGTACGTTGTGTAGTATCCATGGTCAAAAGCCCTAACGTTGTAGTCGTTATATAATAATGACCGTTTACAGCAGCTAACATGCCAAAGATGTTAACTAATGTTAAAAAGCTTAATAATCAATAGGATACATGTGTAACAAAGGGTTTCAATAAAAAAGCCAACCCAAAAGGTTGGCTTTTTTCACTAAGCGATA
The DNA window shown above is from Alteromonas sp. KC3 and carries:
- a CDS encoding efflux RND transporter permease subunit; translated protein: MSTPSQNQRDANTPPLGKIAGIGAALARFALNKPVTIGMLFLSMLLFGLVSGRLLPLEKFPGIDIPEMVVQIPYPDATPVEIETMITRPVEEAIATMSGIKRLRARSYDNMAEVIVEFDWDENLKAKSIEAREKVDAIRHELPDDIERIMVYKFNTNDMPIFQLRVSSDRDLSNAYDLLDRNLKRPLERVPGVSKVELYGTMKRQITIRLDPKKMTTYQIDSARLQQLLQGANFSLTAGYMYNNGEKILVNPTGEFTDVNDFKNMWVTRNVRLSDIATVTYELPERNEGRHLDRTFAVGFNVFRESGSNLVEVSDAVMKVIEAAKEDPEFNGISLFVMDDTAKSVTSSLSDLLNAGLLGALLSVIVLYLFLRQLTTTLIVVLSVPFSICITLGVMYLLGYTLNILSLMGLMLAVGMLVDNAVVITESVFQERQQDNNIARATQIGVNKVSLAVIAGTATTAIVFLPNIIGVKIDVTIFLEHVAVAICLSLFASLFIAKTLIPLLTTKVAIPVVKTPTTPKYISGYGKALSWMLKNQGKTCLIALLILGSTVIPMGAVTGDDEGNNNQERVWLNYHITQNFTLDEVEKTVDKMEAYLYENQERFHIKQVYTYFTAGHAVSGITLNDELPVPVSKIKEDIRENMPSFVRARPSFQWDSGNGGGVRVTLLGESSETLLSISEQIIPILANIDGLEDVKADTGSTRDEVQIRVDREKANRFGIQVDTVANLVATALRGNNLRTFRYGDAGEVDVQLKFGSDVQASLSELKNINIGFAQGQSINLNMIADFTVKPQLSQINRNYRQTALAIGANLEGETTTEQARARIEQVLSNIELPTGYKWTLDGSFSRQDEAFAVMQMNMLLALCMIYVVMAALFESLVLPTSVITSLLFSFTGVFWAFMVTGTPMSVMGLIGMLILMGIVVNNGIVLVDRINQLVNEGLSLYDAVLEGCMTRIRPILMTVATTVLGLIPLAMGSTRIGGDGPPYSPMAIAIIGGLVFSTVTSLFLVPLAYVLLLKLRFKTQRLFNASKARVERLVKV
- a CDS encoding efflux RND transporter permease subunit, which codes for MRIVDIAVKRPVAVSMFTFAVLLFGMVSLGRLSVNLLPDLSYPTLTIRTDYDGAAPGEVEQLVSKPIEEAIGVVKGVRKVTSTSRAGQSDVVLSFAWGTDMDFASLEVREKLDVLQLPLDIEKPRLLRFNPSLDPVIKLGLTAQTDNASLTVEQMKRLRLYAEQQVKRSLESVEGVAAVRVGGGLENEIHILIDQQKASQLSIPITTIIDRVSTENINAAGGRIDNAAQAFLVRTLNQFENLDDIKNLYIGRFEGKNIQLKDVATVESAYKDRDVVTRFNGSEGVEIAIYKEGDANAVNVAQKVANRLNEVNQNLPTDYTLAQIYDQSVFIKQAIDNVKSAAIIGGVLAMLVLYLFLKDFWATVIISVSIPVSVIATFNLMYANDISLNMMSLGGIALAVGLLVDNSIVVLENIDRHKKHKNALGDNNAEALAASEGTKEVSGAIVASTLTTMAVFVPLIFVEGIAGQLFRDQALTVSFALAASLVVALTLIPAMAHKKKKQQLDHEDTFTSAPAPFPTSLLGKIGYYITLPVRLVLKLVSLLLAAIVTVAIGTWQIISKLLGFAFTPLIFIFNKSFDVLASGYEKLLKISLRARVFVLFTAFALAAGAVTLVPKLGMELIPTLSQGEFSVEVTLPAGSPLTRTDEVMNELAQVAVQPVSGASSDQSMVLRTYAMSGTGSLINAAPNQGGDHWGRLNIVMKPNATEQDMLAVKQQLRDHLGLMPQVQATFSEPELFSFASPIQIEVAGYDLNQLQQYGDAIATKLASYPNFADVTTSIRDGNPELKIAFHHAKLARLELDAATVSELIAAKVGGRVATQYSVEDRKVDVLVRTFENQRNDIASVRAIVVNPGASQPIPLSAVADVFMSVGPSEITRVGQQRVALVSANLAQGKLDEAVAIANKVLDETQLPLSLSAQVTGQSEDMQNSFRSLQFALALAVFMVYLVMASQFESLLHPLLILFAVPLAGAGSVYGLWLTGTPLNVVVFIGLIMLCGIVVNNAIVLVDRINQLRRQGMEKQSAIIDAAKTRLRPIVMTTLTTILGLLPMAFGLGEGAEIRTPMAITVIYGLLFASLLTLILLPVLYSLFDTKKVLAPVSSDEPNAQHDAVQKGGVL